From the genome of Ananas comosus cultivar F153 linkage group 16, ASM154086v1, whole genome shotgun sequence, one region includes:
- the LOC109722027 gene encoding CDP-diacylglycerol--serine O-phosphatidyltransferase 2-like, translated as MVRVTEMGKIGIQEGNDRNSSSDVDEFDPWTAWLYKPRTVSSLLVGACFLIWASGALNPDSTASNATVSSVRRGVWAMIAVFLIYCVLQAPSTLLIRPHPAVWRFVHGMAVVYLVALTFLLFQNRDDARQFMKYLHPHLGVELPKRSYGVDCRIYVPENPKSRFINVYETLFDEFVLAHIVGWWGKAVMIRNHPLLWILSIGFESMELTFRHMLPNFSECWWDSIILDILICNWFGIWAGMRTVTYINGKTYKWVGLSCQPNIISKVKRSLGQFTPAWWDKDEWHPMQGPLRFFQVLCLCVAFMTVELNTFFLKFSLWIPPRNPLVVYRLILWWLIAIPTIREYNSYIQDSKPVKVGAFCWLSLAICIVELLICIKFGHGLYPNPMPTWLICFWGSVGVTLVLFLLVWCWRNHRQMARKRL; from the exons ATGGTCAGAGTAACAGAGATGGGAAAGATAGGAATTCAAGAGGGTAATGATAGGAATTCCTCTAGTGATGTTGATGAGTTTGATCCATGGACGGCTTGGCTCTACAAGCCACGCACGGTCTCATCGCTACTTGTCGGAGCCTGTTTTTTGAT TTGGGCTAGTGGAGCACTTAATCCTGACAGCACTGCATCTAATGCTACTGTTTCATCTGTGAGAAG GGGTGTTTGGGCAATGATAGCAGTCTTTCTTATTTATTGCGTCCTTCAAGCTCCTTCAAC GTTGCTTATTAGACCCCATCCTGCTGTTTGGCGGTTTGTCCATGGAATGGCTGTTGTTTACCTTGTGGCccttacttttcttcttttccag AATCGTGATGATGCTCGACAGTTCATGAAGTACCTGCATCCTCATCTTGGAGTAG AACTACCTAAAAGATCTTATGGAGTTGATTGCCGAATTTATGTCCCAGAAAATCCTAAAAGCAGGTTTATCAATGTTTAT GAAACTTTGTTTGATGAGTTTGTCCTTGCCCATATCGTGGGTTGGTGGGGAAAGGCTGTGATGATACGTAATCACCCTCTCTTATGGATATTGTCAATTGGATTTGAGTCGATGGAG CTCACTTTTCGCCATATGTTGCCAAACTTTAGTGAGTGTTGGTGGGATAGCATTattttggatattttgatctgCAATTGGTTTG GTATTTGGGCCGGAATGCGTACTGTTACATACATCAATGGTAAAACATACAAATGGGTTGGTCTAAGCTGCCAGCCAAACATTATCAGTAAG GTAAAAAGATCGTTGGGCCAATTCACACCTGCATGGTGGGACAAAGATGAGTGGCACCCTATGCAGGGCCCGCTGAGGTTCTTCCAAGTTCTATGTCTCTGTGTCGCTTTCATGACAGTGGAACTCAACACCTTCTTCCTCAAATTCTCTCTTTGGATTCCCCCAAGAAATCCCTTGGTTGTGTACAGGTTGATTCTTTGGTGGCTAATAGCTATTCCAACTATCCGCGAGTACAACTCCTACATACAGGAcag CAAGCCAGTAAAGGTGGGGGCATTTTGTTGGCTTTCCCTAGCTATATGTATAGTGGAGCTTCTTATCTGCATTAAGTTCGGACATG GTCTGTATCCGAATCCAATGCCAACATGGTTGATATGTTTCTGGGGATCTGTTGGAGTAACCCTTGTTCTCTTCCTGCTAGTTTGGTGTTGGAGAAATCATCGACAAATGGCAAGAAAGAGGCTATGA